Genomic window (Tolypothrix sp. NIES-4075):
AGCAGGCGCAGTGGCATCCGGAAGCGGGTCAGCCGTTGAAGGTTCCTTACGATCTCGTGATTGAGGATGCAAAGCCAGGGTATACTCCCAACAACTCCTCGGCATTCTTGATGCCGGATGGCAGAACCCTGGTATCTTATAACGTCACCACCCGTTGCCAGCAGGGTGCCCCGCTTTATGGCGTTTGGTTTGGACAGCAGGACATCTACGGCGATGGCATTGACGGTGGACATGGTGGCTCAGGTATGTCGAGCATTGGCGGTAGCATTCGCAAAGGTGAGTTGTTGAACGACGACCCTATCCGTCACGCACTCAAGATTGTTATCTGGGGCAAGTGGCTGCATTACAATTCTGCATCGTCAACCCCTGGTCGCCGCTGGCCCGCCCGTCTTGCTGATTTTAATGCAGCAAACCAATACCTTGGCTCTAACCCGGCGCTGGTTATGGGTTCGTTGCTAGCAATTCCACCCAATGTCACAGCAGAAAGCTTGGGACTGACTAGCAAAGCAGGCAAGAAAATCTTTGAAGCGATGCAAAACTACGGTGCTTACGTCGTTGACGATTCCGGGTGGGACTACAATTACCTCTGCCTTGAGCGAAGCGCCGAGCAAGAGTATGAGCAAGTCACCGGAAATCAAATTCATGGAGATGCAGCGCTCCAAGCTGACTTCGCCAAAATCATTGCTGCGGTGAAGGTTGTGGACAACAACGGATCGGACAGTATTGGTGGAGGTGGTACACCACGCCAACCTTTAGCAGCACCAATTGGAAATTAGAAGCGATTAGTGCTTACGGCGACGGAAGAAAAAAGCGGCGTTGCACCAATCAAGCAGATGATGCGATAAGCGAAGGTTTATAGCGATTTTCGGTTGTGTCCAATACACCAACAGACCTAACCCCCCTTCCCTATAAGGGAATGGGGGAAATTATCCCTTTTTTCTAAGGGGAGGGACGACTTTGCCACAAGGCAAAGTCACCTTCTAGAGGTCAGTTTGTATTCCACCCAACTAAGAACCGCTATAAGCAAAGCTTATCGTTTCCAGGTTGCGGTTGCGTACCCGCACCGATACAGAACCATACAAGCTATACCCAAAGAAATTACCCCAAAGATTCTCCGGAATAACCATAAACCATATGGATATTTTTTTATCAGCCAAAAAAGCGTCAAGGAGATATCTAGATTATGGTGAGGGTAATTCCATATCTTCTCCACAGACCAACCCTAGAATTAGGTGCAAGTCGTGAAGAAGTCAAACAAATGCAAAAAATTCTCAATCAGCGGCTAAGTGAACTTGATACCGCATCGTCGTTTCCCCAAAATGTGGCGGAAACTGGCTATTTTAATCAAAACACTTTAGTTGCGGTTAAATACCTGCAATGCTTGACTTTTTTACCGATAGATGGGATTGTCGGACCAAAAACTTGGGCTTTCTTGTGTGAGGGACCCGCTAGCTTGCCACGCTTGCATGTTGGCACTGCTAGTTCAGTAGTTAAAGCTGTTCAGGAGGCACTAAGATACGCTGGTTACTACTTTGGTGCAGTCGATGGTGTCTTTCAACAAAAAACTGCTGCTGCTGTCAAAGATTTTCAAGTATCTTGCCAAATGACCGCCGATGGTGTGATTAATCCTCAAACCTGGAAGGCGTTAATCAAGTTAGATGCTCATGCGAAATACTGTTACGTTAACATGATTGACAGCTGTTATGAAAAGCACGAGCATTGGGACGGAAGTTTTTCTTACGTCAATTGGCATAATTGATATGCACGCGAGTGTAATTTTGTATATAAGTCGGTGGAGTAATACCTGGTTGCAGACGAGAATCAGCGATCGCTTCACCAGCAACTAATTGCAATGGTACAACACCCGCCCACACTGGCAAATCGTAGTCTGCTTCATCATCTAATGGCGCACCAGTCCGCATTTTGGCAGATGCTTCGGCTAGGGGAAGTGATAGTACTAAGGTTCCCTGTAATTCTTGGTGGCTGGGTTGGCGTACTTCTGCCCATCTTCCGGGTACTACATGCTCGGTGAAAGCTCGTAGAGCCTCTAGCTTTTCTTCGGCATCTTTTACTAGGCTTGCTGTACCAAATATGACTACAGAACGATAGTTCATTGAGTGATGGAAGGCTGAACGCGCCATTACCAGTCCATCAAGTAAGGTGACCGTAAGGCAAACTTCAATACCAGTAATTAAAGATCGCAACATGCGACTTGCTGGTGAACCGTGTATGTAAAGTTGGTCTTCCACGCGACCATAAGCAGTGGGAATGACGAACGGCTGATTATCTATTGTAAATCCAAGATGACAAATTAAGCCTTCATCTAAAATTTGATAGATAACTTTCTGTTCATAATTTCCGCGCTGGGGTAGTCGTTTGATTTGGCTGCGTTGTGTGGGAGTTAGGTTTTCTGGATTATTCATAGATGATTTAGAGCGCTGAAGCGCTCACTACGAGATTAAGTATCATTTGATTGTTTTCTGAGAAATTAAGACTTGAGTAAACTGGTTTACCTGCTGGTGAGGCATTGAGAATTACTTGGGTGCAGGCGATCGCCTTCAAATACTCAACTGCTATGCTAGTTAATTGTTTGGCTATGCCTTGTCTGCGGTAAGATGGTTCGACGTAAACGCCCCAAATGTATCCGGGTTTGCGGTACTCTGGTTTGAGAACATTTGGGTATAAACCCGCAAATATTTGACAACTCGCAGAGCCAATAATTACATCATCAACTTCTGCAACAAAGCCTTTATAAAACAAATCTCGACGCGCCATGTTGATATACTCAAGGGTGATATCATGCCAATCTGGGTTGATGGCATTTTCCAAAACGCCAATATCTTGCCACATTTGGTAAAAGTGCTGTGCAATCAGTAAGTCTTCTTGGGGTATTGCTTCTCTGATGATGATTTGTCTTTGCGTCAGCATTATTTGCCTCACTTTCAGCACTTTTAAAGCGTAATTATCAAAGTGGTCTTATACAAGAGCCACTTTTGTGATTTAATATGAGTCCACTTTGGATAGAATGGAAACGCAGAGGATGTGGAGGAAAGCGCAAAGGTACGCAGAGTATGGATTTAGCTATAACGCTTGACAACAATTCCCGTTTACCATTACATCAGCAGCTTTACCAAGAATTGCGATTGTGCATCCTCAATGGAAGATTATCGCCTGGGGGACGGATTCCTTCTACGCGATCGCTTGCAAAATCTCTGGGAATTTCTCGTACTACTGTCACCCAAAGTTATGAACAACTACTTTGCGAGGGTTATTTAGAAACTGTTGTGGGTTCTGGTACGTTTGTCTGCGCTCAACTTCCAGATGATTTGTTGCGTTCAACACCGATTGAGTCTGCTGGAAAAATTACTCGTCCACCAGTCAAGTTAAATCAGTATGCAATCATTTTATCTAATACAGAGAATGTCCCTAGAATTGCTGAAGTAAATGCCCAAATTAACTTTCGCTACGGACGACCGGCTTTTGAGCAATTTCCGATTAAGTTGTGGCGTCGGCTACTTGGGCGTTATTGTAGCTCTAATTTGAATTGGTTGGACTATTCAATAGATCCTTTGGGTTATAAAGGGTTGCGAGAAGCGATCGCTTTTTATCTATCTTCCCGCGCTGTGAAGTGCGAAGCAAATCAAGTGCTAATTACTAACGGTACGCAGCAAGCACTCGATTTAATTGTTCGTTTGTTGATTACGCCAGGTGATACGATCGCACTTGAAGATCCAGGTTATCTCAGCGCTCGGTTAATCTTTCAGACTAAAGGTGCGAAACTTTTACCGATTGCTGTGGATGAGTCAGGTTTGCTAGTTAAAGAACTGACAAATTATACAAACGAACCGATTCGGCTGGTTTACGTGACACCTTCTCATCAATTCCCCACCGGCGCAACTTTATCTCTACCACGTCGCTTGGAATTACTCGCTTGGGCGCAGCAAACTGGGGCGATGATTATTGAAGATGATTATGATAGCGAGTATCGTTATGGCGATAGACCGATTCCGGCTTTGCAAGGATTGGATCGCAGTGATTCAGTATTATATAGTGGTACTTTTTCCAAAGTGCTGTTTCCTGGCTTGCGGATTGGTTATTTAGTGCTGCCAAAAAGCTTAGTTGCTTTATTTGCCCGTGCAAAGTGGTTAAGCGATCGCCATTTACCAATATTAGAACAGCAAGTGCTTGCAGACTTCATTACCGAAGGACATTTAGAACGTCACATCAGAAAAATGCGCGAACTTTACGATCGCCGTCGTCAAGTTCTCGTCAAAGCCTTAAAAATTAACTTTGGAGAAAAGGCTACAATTTTAGGCGAAAAAGCGGGAATTCATTTAATGGTACAGTTACACACTCAGCATAGCGATGAAGAGATAATTCAACGTGCTGCAAAAGTTGGTATCGCGATGATGTCTGCTGCTCCTCAGTATCTCACACCGCATCGCACAGGTGAATTTATCTTTGGCTACGGTGAACTCAATTCCCACCAGTTATCTGAGGGAATTCGCAGATTAGCTGAGATAATTTCGTAGTGAGAACTGAAGTCCTCATCTGTCGAGACGAAGCCTTACAGGTTATGAGTCTATCAAAGCCTTAGACAGTGAAGATATTGCAGGGGCAATTGTTTACGCTGTTAGGCAGTCAGCGCATGTGAATGTTAATGAAATTTTGATTCGACCGACTGAGCAAGACGGATAAACAAATGGGGATTAGGCTTAAAAGTATAAAGCGCGATCGCTCGTAGTTCGTAGTGAGCGGTTTACCGCTCAATTGCAAGCGTATCAACGGCTGAAGCCGTTACTACATTTAGAGAAAATGAGCATAACCCTTGAACCTCAAACAATAAAAATTATGAAAGCAGCATGGTATGAGCGACTTGGCAATCCTCAAGAAGTACTAAATATTGGTGAACTAGAAATTCCTCAACCAGATGCCGGCGAAGTCCGCGTGCGAGTGTACGCTTCTGGTGTCAATCCATCGGATGTCAAACAGCGGAGTGGCTGGGGTGGGCTAAAAATGCGACATCCACGGGTAATTCCCCACAATGACGGAGCCGGGATAATTGACGCAGTAGGAGAAGGCGTATCTTCTCAAAGGATAGGCGATCGCGTTTGGATTTATGAAGCAACTTTGGCGCATCCATTTGGAACAGCTGCAGAATATGTAGTTGTACCGAGCGAAAATGCAGTTTTATTACCCGATAATACCGAGTTTGCTGCCGGCGCTTGTTTAGGTGTTCCAGCAATGACGGCACATAATTGCGTCTTCAAAGATGGTGCAGTAAGTGGACAAACAATCCTCGTGACTGGTGGTGCAGGTGCAGTTGGTAACTATGCAATTCAACTGGCAAAATGGGGTGGTGCAAAGGTGATTACCACCGTTAGTTCACCGCAGAAAGCGGAAATAGCTAGTGCGTCGAAAGCAGATTATGTGATTAACTATAAAACAGAAGATGTCGCCGCTCGAATTAAAGAAATAACAGATAATAAAGGTGTTGATCGAGTTGTTGATGTGGACTTTGCCAGTAATTTAGAAATTAACTTGGCAGTGGTGAAGCGTAATGGAATTATTGCCACCTATGCGTCTGATTCAAATAAAGAACCGCAGATACCTTTTTATTCTTTAGTCTACAAAAATATCACGGTTCATTACGTGCTAGTCTATGTAATGACGAAAGAAGCACATCAGAAAGCCGCAAAAGACATTACAACTTGTTTAAAAGCTGGATTGCATCATGTAATTGCTCAACGTTTTCCCTTATCGCAAATTGCCGCTGCACATGAAATGATCGAAAGCGGACAAGCTGTTGGTAACTTGGTTGTGGAGATTGTATAAAATGAGTAATTTTCATCCTGTTGCTTTTTCGTAGTAAGGACTTCAGTTCTTTTTTGATCGGATGAGGACTGAAGTCCTCACTACGAAGTTATCAACCAGGACTTATGCTTTGATTATGAAAAAACTAACCGGACTCTTACGCAGAGTTCACAGGATCAAATTTGCTGGGCTGTTACCTGTTCTTGCTTCTGGGATTGCTGCAAATAAGCATACAATCTATTCAGTGCATTTACGTAAGCTTGAGCCGAGGCAACTATGATGTCTGTATTCGCCGCATGTCCGGCAAATACTTGAGATTCATACCGTAAGCGGATGGTTACTTCCCCAAGTGCATCAATGCCTTCTGTTACCGATTGTACAGAAAACTCAATTAACTGATTTGGGACGTTAACGACGCGGTTAATTGCTTTATAAACCGCATCTACAGGACCTGTACCGATCGCTGCGTCAGTTAATTCTTCACCTTCTGGGGTGCGGAGGGTGACAGTTGCGGTGGGACGAGCGCGATCGCCACTAGAAACTTGCACCAACTCTAATCTAAACAAATCGGGTGCTTGTTGAATTTCATCATTAACAATCGCTTCCAAATCCCAATCGGAAATTTCTTTCTTTTTATCGGCTACTTCTTTGAACCTAACAAACGCTTTATTTAACTCGCTTTCTGAAAGTTCAAAGCCCAATTCTTTCAACCGAGTACGGAAAGCGTTTCTGCCTGAATGTTTACCCAAAACGATTTGATTGTCTGCCAATCCAATCAATTGGGCATCCATAATTTCATAGGTGAGCTTGTTTTTTAGCACACCATCTTGGTGAATTCCAGACTCGTGAGCAAAAGCATTTGCGCCGACTATTGCTTTATTTGCTTGCACTAACATTCCCGTCAAATTAGAAACTAAGCGCGATGTTTTGTAAATTTGACGAGTGTCAATATTTGTCAGTGATTCTTCGGATTCTATTGGTCTTCCTAAGAACGGATTAAAATATTGTCGTCGCACATGCAAAGCCATAACTAATTCTTCTAGCGAGGCATTTCCTGCACGTTCACCAATTCCGTTGATGGTGCATTCTAACTGCCTTGCGCCATTTTTCACAGCTTCTAGGAAGTTAGCAACTGCCAAGCCTAAATCATTATGTCCGTGAACGGAAATAATCGCGCTATCGATGTTGGGGACATTTTCTTTAATTCCCTTAATTAACGCTCCAAATTCGCTGGGGGTAGTATAACCCACTGTGTCAGGAATGTTAACTGTTGTTGCCCCAGCAGCGATCGCTCGCTCTAATACTTGGTAAAGATATTCTGGATCGGAACGCACAGCATCCATCGGCGAAAATTCTACATCTGCCATGAAGCTTTTGGCATAAGCTACCATTTCTTCGGCGATCGCCAATACTTCTGAGCGTGACTTTCTGAGCTGATACTCTAAATGGATATCAGAGGTGGAAATAAATGTGTGAATTCTGCCTTTAGCGGCTGGTTTTAATGCGGATGCGGCAGCTTCAATATCCGCTTTAATCGCTCTTGCCAAACTACAAATTACCGGACCATTTTCTGTGCCGACAGTTTCTGCGATTTTGCTCACTGCCTGAAAATCTCCAGGACTTGCGAAAGCGAAACCCGCTTCGATGACATCTACCCCAAGACGGGCTAGCTGCTTGGCGATCGCCAGCTTTTCGTCTATATTCAAAGTCGCACCCGGACACTGCTCACCATCTCGCAGGGTCGTATCAAAAATGATAATTCTAAGATCGTTGTTGTTCATTTTCATCTCGTTCTTTAATTTCTACTTTTTCCGGAAAATATCTTTTATATTAATTTTCTTTACTCCTTAATTTGTAAATAATTGCTAAGAATATTAACCTTCTGTTTTTTCTATTTTATCCCGGATATCGTTCAAATCTATATATCTATCAGTAGCATTACGTAACTCCCTGGCTATCATACCTTCTGTGGATACTACTGTTATATAAGTATTTTTTCCTCTTAATAATTCTATTGCTCTTTCAAAATCTCCATCGCCACTAAATAAAACTACTCGGTCGTATTGTTCTACTGTATTAAACATATCTACAACAATTTCTATATCTAAATTTGCTTTTTGTGAATAACGACCAGAGGAATCATCATAATATTCTTTCAGAATTTTAGTTCTGACTGTATATCCCAAACTGATTAGAGCATCCCTAAACCCTCGCTGATCTTGTGGGTCTTTTAAGCCAGTGTACCAAAAGGCATTGATTAAGGCTGTTTCGTGATGCTCGTTTCTAAAATATTCTAAGACGCGTCGTGGATCAAAAAACCAGCCATTTTTTTGTTGAGCATAGAACATATTGTTTCCATCTACAAAAATAGATAGACGATTCATTGGAGAACCCATAGTATAGTTACACCTAATATATATAGAAAAGCATTTAGATTGAACAATAGATTATAGCAATAATAAAATGACAAATTTGCTAATATCTATAAACTATATCGTCATTTATAGCTTTGACGTTACCTCTTTCAATTGATAAAATAGGCTGAAACAAGAGAGTGGGGCTTATAATTGGGCGCACTCACCTTTTTTACTCCTGGTAGCATAATGCCAATAAATAAATGCATAATATTCATACTAGATCTTCAGTACCCCACCAAGACTCTCTAACACACGGAGAAAACGCTTTATTTTTATGGTTCACCTCTACAAGAAATACCTTCTAATCAAAATCTACCAATAAAATTGACTGGTGGGACAGCTTTATTAGCCATATAACAGTTAAGTTTACTCCTAAAGAGGTATGCGTAGGCTGGGAGTTGGATATAATCATCCTTATCTATAGATTTTGTCTTTAAAGCAATTCACAACATCCTTTTAAAGCTACTTCCTAGCTAGATTAACGGATTTGCGATCGCTTGGGTGAAGGTGTCTATCTCTTTGAGGACAGGTAAGACATCGGCAGTTGCGATCAAAACAGCACCGTTACGAATGCACATCCGCTCATCACCCAAGGTCAGAGGTCTAAAGAAATTGAGTATACTCACGCTCGTGGCAACCGAACCAAACTTCAATCTGTCGAACAATCATATATAGTCATTTGCTTTACTAAAATATATGAAGCTATGTTTCGTTTATAACTTTATATAAGAGTTTTACTTCCGATTTGGTAAAATGCTTCGCACGGTACTGGGTACTAGGGATTAGGGAAGAGGGAAGAAGTTTTCAAGCGTCCCCAGTCCCCAATCTCCAATCCATTTTTGGTAAAAAATAAAGAATAAGTTACAAATGTATAAGTTTTTCATTTAAGTATTATGTCAAGATAGTGGAACTATAACAGGGTGTAAATAAATAAAATCATTGTACGTAAATTTATGAATAACACGATATGGCGGAAGAACCTAAATCTACCTTACCTAAAAACTATGTCTCTGTTGCCAATAGACTGTCAAGTAAATCCACAAAAACCACCGCGACCGCATTAGCACGTTTCTCAAAGCAGATGACTCGGTTAGGTCATCTACTTGCTGGTACTTCCGCATTAGGAGCAGCATTGCTGAGTGCTTCTGGTTTGGGTTTAACGCAATTGATCGAAAATCAGGCACTTTCTACTTTTTATCAACTGCGCGGCTCTGTGATGCCGCCAGAAGATATCGTGATATTGGCAATTGACGATCAGTCAACATCAACTCCTGGACAATACTATCAAGCAGACCCGAAGCAGTATGCCTACTTTGAACCGCTGCAAAAATTTCCTTATAAACGTGAGGCATATGCTCAGGTAATTGATAAGTTGATGAAAGCGGGGGCACGCTCGGTAGCATTAGATATAGTATTTGATCGACCTAATCTTGACGATACTGCTGACGATCAAAAGTTGCAACAGTCATTGCAACGTTACGGTGACAAAGTTACTTTAGGGGCACTCTACGAATCTTTTGAGACACATCAAGGTAAATTTTGGCAACTGTCCCAGCCATCCGCGCAGTTTCGCACAGGATCGGTATCCATTGGCTCGGTTAATTTCCCCCTAGAGGTAGATGGCAAGATTCACCGTTTGGCGAGTGAATT
Coding sequences:
- a CDS encoding peptidoglycan-binding domain-containing protein; the encoded protein is MVRVIPYLLHRPTLELGASREEVKQMQKILNQRLSELDTASSFPQNVAETGYFNQNTLVAVKYLQCLTFLPIDGIVGPKTWAFLCEGPASLPRLHVGTASSVVKAVQEALRYAGYYFGAVDGVFQQKTAAAVKDFQVSCQMTADGVINPQTWKALIKLDAHAKYCYVNMIDSCYEKHEHWDGSFSYVNWHN
- a CDS encoding pyridoxamine 5'-phosphate oxidase family protein, whose protein sequence is MNNPENLTPTQRSQIKRLPQRGNYEQKVIYQILDEGLICHLGFTIDNQPFVIPTAYGRVEDQLYIHGSPASRMLRSLITGIEVCLTVTLLDGLVMARSAFHHSMNYRSVVIFGTASLVKDAEEKLEALRAFTEHVVPGRWAEVRQPSHQELQGTLVLSLPLAEASAKMRTGAPLDDEADYDLPVWAGVVPLQLVAGEAIADSRLQPGITPPTYIQNYTRVHINYAN
- a CDS encoding GNAT family N-acetyltransferase; translation: MLTQRQIIIREAIPQEDLLIAQHFYQMWQDIGVLENAINPDWHDITLEYINMARRDLFYKGFVAEVDDVIIGSASCQIFAGLYPNVLKPEYRKPGYIWGVYVEPSYRRQGIAKQLTSIAVEYLKAIACTQVILNASPAGKPVYSSLNFSENNQMILNLVVSASAL
- the pdxR gene encoding MocR-like pyridoxine biosynthesis transcription factor PdxR, yielding MDLAITLDNNSRLPLHQQLYQELRLCILNGRLSPGGRIPSTRSLAKSLGISRTTVTQSYEQLLCEGYLETVVGSGTFVCAQLPDDLLRSTPIESAGKITRPPVKLNQYAIILSNTENVPRIAEVNAQINFRYGRPAFEQFPIKLWRRLLGRYCSSNLNWLDYSIDPLGYKGLREAIAFYLSSRAVKCEANQVLITNGTQQALDLIVRLLITPGDTIALEDPGYLSARLIFQTKGAKLLPIAVDESGLLVKELTNYTNEPIRLVYVTPSHQFPTGATLSLPRRLELLAWAQQTGAMIIEDDYDSEYRYGDRPIPALQGLDRSDSVLYSGTFSKVLFPGLRIGYLVLPKSLVALFARAKWLSDRHLPILEQQVLADFITEGHLERHIRKMRELYDRRRQVLVKALKINFGEKATILGEKAGIHLMVQLHTQHSDEEIIQRAAKVGIAMMSAAPQYLTPHRTGEFIFGYGELNSHQLSEGIRRLAEIIS
- a CDS encoding NADPH:quinone reductase — its product is MSITLEPQTIKIMKAAWYERLGNPQEVLNIGELEIPQPDAGEVRVRVYASGVNPSDVKQRSGWGGLKMRHPRVIPHNDGAGIIDAVGEGVSSQRIGDRVWIYEATLAHPFGTAAEYVVVPSENAVLLPDNTEFAAGACLGVPAMTAHNCVFKDGAVSGQTILVTGGAGAVGNYAIQLAKWGGAKVITTVSSPQKAEIASASKADYVINYKTEDVAARIKEITDNKGVDRVVDVDFASNLEINLAVVKRNGIIATYASDSNKEPQIPFYSLVYKNITVHYVLVYVMTKEAHQKAAKDITTCLKAGLHHVIAQRFPLSQIAAAHEMIESGQAVGNLVVEIV
- a CDS encoding 2-isopropylmalate synthase yields the protein MNNNDLRIIIFDTTLRDGEQCPGATLNIDEKLAIAKQLARLGVDVIEAGFAFASPGDFQAVSKIAETVGTENGPVICSLARAIKADIEAAASALKPAAKGRIHTFISTSDIHLEYQLRKSRSEVLAIAEEMVAYAKSFMADVEFSPMDAVRSDPEYLYQVLERAIAAGATTVNIPDTVGYTTPSEFGALIKGIKENVPNIDSAIISVHGHNDLGLAVANFLEAVKNGARQLECTINGIGERAGNASLEELVMALHVRRQYFNPFLGRPIESEESLTNIDTRQIYKTSRLVSNLTGMLVQANKAIVGANAFAHESGIHQDGVLKNKLTYEIMDAQLIGLADNQIVLGKHSGRNAFRTRLKELGFELSESELNKAFVRFKEVADKKKEISDWDLEAIVNDEIQQAPDLFRLELVQVSSGDRARPTATVTLRTPEGEELTDAAIGTGPVDAVYKAINRVVNVPNQLIEFSVQSVTEGIDALGEVTIRLRYESQVFAGHAANTDIIVASAQAYVNALNRLYAYLQQSQKQEQVTAQQI
- a CDS encoding LabA-like NYN domain-containing protein, whose product is MGSPMNRLSIFVDGNNMFYAQQKNGWFFDPRRVLEYFRNEHHETALINAFWYTGLKDPQDQRGFRDALISLGYTVRTKILKEYYDDSSGRYSQKANLDIEIVVDMFNTVEQYDRVVLFSGDGDFERAIELLRGKNTYITVVSTEGMIARELRNATDRYIDLNDIRDKIEKTEG